The following are encoded in a window of Streptomyces sp. SAT1 genomic DNA:
- a CDS encoding FHA domain-containing protein — MGGAWWKLSGGYGRCEDVRVDRCTTSGFVLPHGRVCFGQGESPVKLFAKLFGKSAREGGENATARHRAQPGAAEGQRPLFRDQVAGQGGDFSGGHGAPSVDPAQAGGIGFGQPSTSGAGGGFAADPYASHSPAGQPRQEDPSMSALVCTRCGNRNAENSRFCSNCGAPLRPGAVPERASETTSTISISGLEAYDAEATGQTPMLSPEAQAAVDALPLGSALLVVRRGPNSGSRFLLDGELTTAGRHPQSDIFLDDVTVSRRHVEFRRVQDGSFTVADVGSLNGTYVNRERIDEVPLSNGDEVQIGKYRLVFYSSRQGY; from the coding sequence TTGGGTGGTGCGTGGTGGAAACTGTCTGGTGGATACGGACGTTGTGAGGATGTCCGGGTCGACCGGTGTACGACGTCAGGGTTCGTCCTGCCCCACGGGCGGGTCTGTTTCGGTCAAGGGGAATCGCCCGTGAAGTTGTTTGCGAAGTTGTTCGGCAAGAGCGCGCGAGAGGGCGGCGAGAACGCGACCGCCCGCCATCGCGCACAGCCCGGCGCGGCGGAGGGCCAGCGCCCGCTGTTCAGGGACCAGGTCGCCGGTCAGGGCGGTGACTTTTCCGGTGGCCACGGCGCGCCGTCGGTTGACCCTGCCCAGGCCGGCGGCATAGGTTTCGGCCAACCGTCAACCTCAGGTGCGGGTGGAGGGTTTGCCGCCGACCCGTACGCGTCCCATTCCCCGGCGGGGCAGCCGCGGCAGGAGGATCCGTCCATGTCGGCCCTGGTGTGTACGAGGTGCGGTAACCGCAATGCGGAGAACAGCCGCTTCTGTTCCAACTGCGGCGCGCCGCTGAGGCCCGGGGCGGTGCCGGAGCGTGCGTCGGAGACGACGTCCACGATCTCCATCTCCGGTCTGGAGGCCTACGACGCGGAGGCCACCGGCCAGACGCCGATGCTCTCGCCCGAGGCGCAGGCCGCCGTCGACGCGCTGCCGCTCGGCTCCGCCCTGCTGGTGGTGCGCCGCGGCCCGAACTCGGGCAGCCGCTTCCTCCTGGACGGCGAGCTGACCACGGCCGGCCGCCATCCGCAGAGCGACATCTTCCTCGACGACGTGACGGTCTCGCGTCGCCATGTGGAGTTCCGCCGCGTCCAGGACGGCTCGTTCACGGTGGCCGACGTCGGCAGCCTGAACGGCACGTATGTGAACCGGGAGCGGATCGACGAGGTCCCGTTGTCCAACGGCGACGAGGTGCAGATCGGCAAGTACCGGCTGGTCTTCTACTCGAGCCGGCAGGGCTACTGA
- a CDS encoding small basic family protein: protein MIAVLGLIVGVVAGLLVRPEVPAVVEPYLPIAVVAALDAVFGGLRAMLDGIFDDKVFVVSFLSNVVVAALIVFLGDKLGVGAQLSTGVVVVLGIRIFSNAAAIRRHVFRA from the coding sequence GTGATCGCCGTACTGGGCCTCATCGTGGGAGTGGTGGCCGGCCTGTTGGTCCGGCCCGAGGTTCCGGCGGTCGTCGAGCCGTATCTGCCGATCGCCGTGGTGGCGGCGCTGGACGCCGTCTTCGGCGGGCTGCGGGCCATGCTGGACGGCATCTTCGACGACAAGGTCTTCGTGGTGTCGTTCCTGTCGAACGTGGTCGTGGCCGCGCTGATCGTGTTCCTGGGCGACAAGTTGGGCGTGGGTGCCCAGCTGTCCACGGGGGTCGTGGTCGTCCTCGGCATCCGGATCTTCTCCAACGCCGCGGCCATCCGGCGCCACGTCTTCCGGGCGTGA
- a CDS encoding mannose-1-phosphate guanyltransferase produces the protein MKAVVMAGGEGTRLRPMTSSMPKPLLPVANRPIMEHVLRLLKRHGLNETVVTVQFLASLVKNYFGDGEELGMELTYANEEKPLGTAGSVKNAEEALKDDAFLVISGDALTDFDLTDLIRFHKEKGAMVTVCLTRVPNPLEFGITIVDEEGQVERFLEKPTWGQVFSDTVNTGIYVMEPEVFNYVEADVPVDWSGDVFPQLMKEGKPIYGYIAEGYWEDVGTHESYVKAQADVLEGKVDVDIDGFEISPGVWVAEGAEVHPDAELRGPLYIGDYAKVEAGAEIREHTVVGSNVVVKSGAFLHKAVVHDNVYIGQHSNLRGCVVGKNTDIMRAARIEDGAVIGDECLIGEESIVQGNVRVYPFKTIEAGAFVNTSVIWESRGQAHLFGARGVSGILNVEITPELAVRLAGAYATTLKKGSTVTTARDHSRGARALKRAVISALQASAIDVRDLENVPLPVARQQTARGSAGGIMIRTSPGVPDSVDIMFFDGQGADLSQGSQRKLDRVFARQEYRRAFPGEIGDLYFPSSVFDSYTGSLLRNVDTTGIAEAGLKVVVDASNGSAGLVLPSLLGKLGVDSLTINPGLDESRPTETEEMRRAGLVRLGEIVASSGAAFGVRFDPVGERLSLVDEKGRIIEDDRALLVMLDLVAAERRSGRVALPVTTTRIAEQVAAYHGTQVEWTTTSPDDLTRVGGEEGTIFGGDGKGGFIVPEFSSVYDGTAAFVRLIGLVARTQLTLSQIDARIPRAHVLKRDLATPWAVKGLVMRRVVEAAGERFVDTTDGVRVVETDGRWVMVLPDPAEAVTHLWAEGPDDASAQALLDEWSAVVDSAGR, from the coding sequence ATGAAGGCCGTCGTGATGGCCGGAGGCGAAGGCACACGCCTTCGCCCGATGACCTCGAGCATGCCCAAGCCGCTCCTGCCGGTGGCCAACCGGCCGATCATGGAGCACGTTCTGCGGCTGCTCAAAAGGCATGGGCTGAATGAGACCGTCGTCACAGTCCAGTTCCTGGCTTCGCTGGTCAAGAACTATTTCGGTGATGGTGAAGAGCTCGGCATGGAGCTCACCTATGCCAATGAGGAGAAGCCACTCGGTACCGCGGGAAGCGTCAAGAACGCCGAGGAGGCGTTGAAGGACGACGCCTTCCTCGTCATCTCCGGCGACGCGCTGACCGACTTCGACCTCACCGACCTGATCCGGTTCCACAAGGAAAAGGGCGCGATGGTGACCGTGTGTCTTACACGCGTTCCCAACCCCCTGGAATTCGGCATCACCATCGTCGACGAAGAGGGCCAGGTCGAGCGCTTCCTGGAGAAGCCGACCTGGGGTCAGGTCTTCTCCGACACCGTGAACACGGGCATCTATGTGATGGAGCCCGAGGTCTTCAACTACGTGGAGGCCGATGTCCCCGTCGACTGGTCCGGCGATGTCTTCCCGCAGCTGATGAAGGAAGGCAAGCCCATCTACGGCTATATCGCCGAGGGCTACTGGGAGGACGTGGGCACCCACGAGAGCTACGTGAAGGCCCAGGCCGATGTCCTCGAAGGCAAGGTGGACGTCGACATCGACGGCTTCGAGATCTCGCCGGGCGTCTGGGTCGCGGAAGGCGCCGAGGTGCATCCCGACGCCGAGCTGCGCGGTCCGCTGTACATCGGTGACTACGCCAAGGTGGAGGCCGGCGCGGAGATCCGCGAGCACACCGTCGTCGGGTCGAACGTCGTCGTCAAGAGCGGTGCCTTCCTGCACAAGGCCGTCGTGCACGACAACGTGTACATAGGGCAGCACAGCAACCTGCGCGGCTGTGTCGTGGGCAAGAACACCGACATCATGCGGGCCGCGCGCATCGAGGACGGCGCGGTCATCGGCGACGAGTGCCTGATCGGCGAAGAATCGATCGTGCAGGGCAATGTGCGGGTGTACCCGTTCAAGACCATCGAGGCGGGCGCCTTCGTCAACACCTCGGTCATCTGGGAGTCGCGGGGCCAGGCGCACCTCTTCGGCGCCCGTGGCGTCTCCGGCATCCTGAATGTGGAGATCACCCCGGAACTCGCCGTACGGCTCGCGGGAGCGTATGCGACGACCCTGAAGAAGGGCTCCACGGTCACCACCGCCCGCGACCACTCCCGCGGTGCGCGTGCCCTGAAGCGGGCCGTCATCTCCGCGCTCCAGGCCAGCGCCATCGACGTACGGGACCTGGAGAACGTACCGCTGCCCGTCGCCCGGCAGCAGACCGCGCGCGGCAGCGCCGGCGGCATCATGATCCGTACGTCGCCCGGGGTGCCGGACTCGGTCGACATCATGTTCTTCGACGGGCAGGGCGCCGACCTGTCGCAGGGCAGCCAGCGGAAGCTGGACCGGGTCTTCGCGCGGCAGGAGTACCGGCGGGCGTTCCCCGGCGAGATCGGCGACCTGTACTTCCCCTCCAGCGTCTTCGACTCGTACACCGGTTCACTGCTGCGCAACGTGGACACGACCGGGATCGCCGAGGCGGGCCTCAAGGTGGTCGTGGACGCCTCCAACGGCAGTGCCGGCCTGGTCCTGCCGAGCCTGCTCGGCAAGCTCGGGGTGGACTCGCTGACCATCAACCCCGGCCTGGACGAGTCCCGGCCGACGGAGACCGAGGAGATGCGCCGGGCCGGCCTGGTGCGGCTCGGCGAGATCGTGGCGTCCTCCGGGGCCGCGTTCGGCGTGCGGTTCGACCCGGTGGGCGAGCGGCTGTCGCTCGTCGACGAGAAGGGCCGGATCATCGAGGACGACCGGGCGCTGCTGGTCATGCTGGACCTCGTCGCCGCCGAGCGGCGCAGCGGCCGGGTGGCGCTGCCGGTCACCACGACCCGTATCGCCGAGCAGGTCGCCGCGTACCACGGGACGCAGGTGGAGTGGACGACCACGTCGCCGGACGACCTCACCCGGGTCGGCGGCGAGGAGGGGACGATCTTCGGCGGTGACGGCAAGGGCGGATTCATCGTCCCGGAGTTCAGCAGCGTCTATGACGGCACGGCCGCTTTCGTACGGCTCATCGGTCTGGTGGCGCGCACGCAGCTGACCCTCAGCCAGATCGACGCGCGGATCCCGCGGGCCCATGTCCTCAAGCGGGATCTGGCCACGCCGTGGGCCGTCAAGGGCCTGGTCATGCGCCGCGTCGTCGAGGCGGCCGGGGAGCGCTTCGTGGACACGACGGACGGGGTGCGGGTCGTGGAGACCGACGGCCGCTGGGTGATGGTGCTGCCCGACCCGGCCGAGGCGGTCACCCATCTGTGGGCCGAGGGTCCCGACGACGCCTCCGCGCAGGCCCTGCTCGACGAGTGGTCGGCGGTCGTCGACAGCGCCGGACGGTAG
- the ftsR gene encoding transcriptional regulator FtsR: MLHTPSGGAGHGTTAADSGLMSIGTVLNALREEFPEVTISKIRFLEAEGLVEPRRTPSGYRKFSADDVERLARVLRMQRDHYLPLKVIREYLDAVERGEAVQLPVLGRQRGGEAVPRRTEAPAAARIGRAGLLAAAEIEDRDLQEWESYGLVTPLEDGTYDAETVTVASLIRELGRFGIEPRHLRVMKAAADREAGLVDQVVAPLRRHRNPQTRVHAEDRTKELAALTVRLHSALVQTALGVRLP, encoded by the coding sequence ATGCTTCATACACCGAGCGGTGGTGCCGGGCACGGCACCACCGCCGCGGACAGTGGGCTGATGAGCATCGGCACGGTGCTGAACGCGCTGCGCGAGGAGTTCCCCGAGGTCACCATCTCCAAGATCCGCTTCCTGGAGGCGGAGGGCCTGGTGGAGCCCCGGCGCACCCCCTCGGGGTACCGCAAGTTCAGCGCGGACGACGTCGAGCGCCTCGCCCGGGTCCTGCGGATGCAGCGGGACCACTATCTGCCGCTGAAGGTGATCCGCGAGTATCTGGACGCGGTGGAGCGGGGCGAGGCGGTGCAGCTGCCGGTGCTCGGCCGGCAGCGCGGCGGTGAGGCGGTCCCGCGGCGGACCGAGGCACCGGCCGCGGCCCGGATCGGCCGGGCCGGGCTGCTGGCCGCCGCGGAGATCGAGGACCGGGACCTCCAGGAGTGGGAGTCGTACGGGCTCGTCACCCCACTGGAGGACGGCACCTACGACGCCGAGACCGTCACCGTCGCCTCGCTCATCCGCGAGCTGGGGCGTTTCGGCATCGAACCCCGTCATCTGCGGGTGATGAAGGCCGCAGCGGACCGGGAGGCCGGGCTCGTCGACCAGGTGGTGGCTCCGCTCAGACGGCACCGCAACCCGCAGACCAGGGTGCACGCCGAGGACCGTACGAAGGAGCTGGCCGCGCTCACGGTCAGGCTGCACTCGGCGCTGGTGCAGACCGCGCTCGGGGTGCGGCTGCCCTGA
- a CDS encoding DUF881 domain-containing protein, producing the protein MNDRDQAPENRLRKELPAEVPAQAPGADPDHEAPAPSLTGRQRLAQGLWPPRFTRAQLVVAVLLFGLGFGLAIQVASNSDSDNALRGARQEDLVRILDELDDRTQRLEDEKQGLEKQRQELENSSDQAEEARKQTEEKERQLGILAGTVAAQGPGITMTIEDTKGTVQADMLLDAIQELRAAGAEAIEVNGVRVVAGTYLTDSGKSVDVDGNKINTPFRFQVIGKPQDLEPALNIPGGVVQTLEKEQATVSVERSDKIVVDALRAAKLPDYARSSSQ; encoded by the coding sequence ATGAACGACCGGGACCAGGCGCCGGAGAACCGGCTGCGCAAGGAACTGCCCGCGGAGGTGCCGGCCCAGGCCCCCGGCGCCGATCCGGACCACGAAGCGCCGGCGCCCTCGCTCACCGGCCGGCAGCGGCTGGCGCAGGGGCTGTGGCCGCCGCGGTTCACCCGGGCCCAACTCGTCGTCGCCGTACTGCTGTTCGGGCTGGGCTTCGGCCTCGCCATCCAGGTCGCGTCCAACAGCGACAGCGACAACGCCCTGCGCGGCGCCCGGCAAGAAGATCTTGTACGCATCCTCGATGAACTGGACGACCGTACTCAGCGTCTTGAGGACGAGAAGCAGGGCCTCGAGAAGCAGCGCCAGGAGCTGGAGAACAGCTCGGACCAGGCCGAGGAGGCCCGCAAGCAGACCGAGGAGAAGGAACGGCAACTGGGCATCCTGGCGGGCACGGTGGCCGCGCAGGGGCCCGGTATCACGATGACCATCGAGGACACGAAGGGGACGGTCCAGGCCGACATGCTGCTCGACGCGATACAGGAGCTGCGCGCCGCCGGTGCGGAGGCCATCGAGGTCAACGGCGTGCGCGTGGTGGCGGGCACCTATCTGACGGACTCCGGCAAGAGCGTGGACGTCGACGGGAACAAGATCAATACGCCGTTTCGTTTCCAGGTCATCGGCAAGCCGCAGGACCTGGAGCCGGCGCTCAACATCCCCGGAGGCGTGGTGCAGACCCTGGAGAAGGAGCAGGCCACCGTGTCCGTCGAGCGTTCGGACAAGATCGTCGTGGACGCCTTGCGAGCAGCGAAGCTGCCTGACTACGCTCGGTCGTCCTCGCAGTGA
- a CDS encoding CDP-alcohol phosphatidyltransferase family protein, translating into MEVQETRVQTDRVLTIPNILSMARLVGVPLFLWLILRPEFGGPKSDGWALLVLALSGISDYLDGKLARRWNQISNLGRLLDPAADRLYVLSTLVGLTWREILPVWLTAALLARELMLLVAVAVLRRHGYPPPQVNFLGKAATFNLMYAFPLLLLSDGSGWISSLAAIFGWAFAGWGTTLYWWAGVLYVVQVRRLVRADAMAD; encoded by the coding sequence GTGGAGGTCCAGGAGACCCGTGTCCAGACAGACCGGGTCCTCACCATCCCCAACATCCTCAGCATGGCGAGGCTCGTCGGCGTACCGCTGTTCCTGTGGTTGATCCTCAGGCCGGAGTTCGGCGGCCCCAAGAGTGATGGCTGGGCCTTGCTGGTCCTGGCGCTGAGCGGCATCAGCGACTATCTGGACGGCAAACTCGCGCGGCGCTGGAACCAGATCAGCAACCTCGGCCGGCTTCTCGACCCCGCCGCCGACCGGCTCTACGTCCTTTCCACGCTCGTCGGGCTGACCTGGCGCGAGATTCTGCCGGTCTGGCTGACCGCCGCGCTGCTCGCCCGGGAATTGATGTTGTTGGTGGCGGTGGCGGTCCTCAGGCGTCACGGCTACCCGCCGCCGCAGGTGAACTTCCTGGGGAAGGCAGCGACGTTCAACTTGATGTACGCCTTCCCGTTGCTTCTCCTCAGTGACGGAAGCGGATGGATCTCGTCACTCGCTGCTATTTTCGGATGGGCGTTCGCCGGATGGGGTACAACCCTCTATTGGTGGGCAGGAGTCCTCTACGTGGTGCAAGTCCGCCGTCTTGTCCGTGCGGACGCCATGGCCGACTGA
- a CDS encoding bifunctional nuclease family protein: MNELDVVGVRVEMPSNQPIVLLREVGGDRYLPIWIGPGEATAIAFAQQGMAPARPLTHDLFKDVLEAVGQELTEVRITDLREGVFYAELVFASGVEVSARPSDAIALALRTGTPIYGSDTVLDDAGIAIPDEQEDEVEKFREFLDQISPEDFGTSSQ; the protein is encoded by the coding sequence GTGAACGAGCTCGATGTCGTAGGTGTCCGGGTCGAAATGCCCTCCAACCAACCGATCGTGCTCCTGCGTGAAGTGGGAGGCGACCGCTACCTCCCCATCTGGATCGGCCCCGGGGAGGCGACGGCGATCGCCTTCGCGCAGCAGGGCATGGCCCCCGCGCGTCCGCTGACCCACGATCTGTTCAAGGACGTGCTGGAAGCCGTGGGCCAGGAGCTGACGGAAGTACGCATCACGGATCTGCGCGAGGGCGTCTTCTACGCCGAGCTGGTCTTCGCCAGCGGAGTGGAGGTGAGCGCCCGCCCGTCCGACGCCATAGCGCTCGCGCTGCGCACCGGTACGCCGATCTACGGCAGTGACACGGTGCTCGACGACGCGGGCATCGCGATCCCGGACGAGCAGGAGGACGAGGTGGAGAAGTTCCGCGAGTTCCTCGACCAGATCTCGCCGGAGGACTTCGGCACCAGCAGCCAGTGA
- a CDS encoding MerR family transcriptional regulator, translating into MRSSGDGTAGGAPGIDVGGSGPYRLHDSAADQAPQRPAAVPSGKGAASMASEEIGYRGPTACAAAGITYRQLDYWARTGLVEPSVRPAHGSGTQRLYSFRDVVVLKIVKRFLDTGVSLQNIRTAVQHLRRQGFSDLERMTLMSDGATVYECTSPDEVHALLQGGQGIFGIAVGVVWRDVESALSQLHGERVDTGETLVGHNPGDELARRRNRAV; encoded by the coding sequence GTGAGAAGCAGCGGCGACGGTACGGCTGGGGGTGCCCCCGGGATCGACGTCGGGGGAAGCGGTCCGTACCGGCTTCACGACAGCGCGGCCGACCAGGCTCCGCAGCGGCCGGCGGCCGTGCCGAGCGGCAAAGGGGCGGCGTCCATGGCGTCCGAGGAAATCGGCTACCGGGGCCCGACGGCCTGTGCGGCGGCCGGCATCACCTACCGGCAACTGGACTACTGGGCCCGCACCGGCCTGGTCGAACCGAGCGTGCGCCCGGCCCACGGGTCCGGCACCCAGCGGCTGTACAGCTTCCGTGACGTCGTCGTCCTGAAGATCGTCAAGAGGTTCCTGGACACCGGTGTCTCGTTGCAGAACATCCGGACCGCCGTGCAGCACCTGCGCCGGCAGGGGTTCAGCGACCTGGAGCGCATGACGCTGATGAGCGACGGCGCGACGGTCTACGAGTGCACCTCGCCCGACGAGGTGCACGCCCTGCTCCAGGGCGGCCAGGGCATCTTCGGCATCGCCGTCGGAGTGGTGTGGCGCGATGTGGAGAGCGCCCTGTCGCAGCTGCACGGCGAGCGTGTCGACACCGGTGAGACCCTGGTCGGCCACAACCCCGGGGACGAGCTGGCCAGACGCCGCAACCGGGCGGTCTGA
- a CDS encoding DUF881 domain-containing protein codes for MCGMPQRPPIRSTPPRPSRPDASMSLITNVMDHSLDDGYAEAAARKKAAGEGGLPKTLRARLGLAAGLVLAALVVTVGAAQARVAAPVVAKERQELIDRIDRETAAADKLEDGVDQLRDDVNARQRQALSHSGGNAQADLAGILAGATEVHGPGVKLVVNDAKEAGSGGSGKPRETSGFSDTGRVRDRDMQRVVNGLWQSGAEAVSVNGQRLTALSAIRAAGDAILVDNRPLVPPYTVLAVGDGQRLSSRFQDSPDGLYLNALQDNYGIRTGISVESDLRLPAAPSVIVRTARPTAEQNKTGKGTS; via the coding sequence ATGTGCGGCATGCCGCAGCGACCCCCCATTCGGAGCACACCCCCGCGGCCCTCCCGTCCTGATGCCTCCATGTCGTTGATCACCAACGTCATGGACCACAGCCTCGACGACGGTTACGCCGAGGCCGCCGCACGGAAGAAGGCCGCCGGTGAGGGCGGGCTGCCCAAGACGCTCCGCGCGCGGCTGGGACTGGCCGCCGGTCTGGTGCTCGCGGCGCTCGTCGTCACCGTGGGAGCGGCACAGGCGCGCGTGGCGGCGCCCGTGGTCGCCAAGGAGCGCCAGGAGCTGATCGACCGCATCGACCGCGAGACGGCGGCGGCGGACAAGCTGGAGGACGGCGTCGACCAGCTCCGCGACGACGTGAACGCGCGCCAGCGGCAGGCGCTCAGCCACAGCGGCGGCAACGCGCAGGCGGACCTGGCCGGGATCCTGGCGGGCGCGACCGAGGTGCACGGCCCCGGGGTGAAGCTCGTCGTGAACGACGCGAAGGAAGCCGGTTCGGGGGGCTCCGGCAAACCGCGCGAGACGTCCGGCTTCTCCGACACCGGACGGGTGCGCGACCGGGACATGCAGCGCGTCGTCAACGGGCTGTGGCAGTCGGGGGCCGAGGCCGTCTCCGTCAACGGGCAGCGGCTGACCGCCCTGTCCGCGATCCGGGCGGCGGGTGACGCCATACTGGTCGACAACAGGCCGCTGGTGCCGCCGTACACGGTGCTCGCGGTGGGGGACGGGCAGCGGCTGAGCAGCAGGTTCCAGGACAGTCCGGACGGGCTGTACCTGAACGCGCTGCAGGACAACTACGGCATCCGGACCGGTATCTCCGTGGAGAGTGACCTCCGGCTGCCCGCGGCACCGAGTGTGATCGTACGCACCGCGCGGCCGACCGCAGAGCAGAACAAGACTGGGAAGGGCACATCGTGA